The Dermacentor albipictus isolate Rhodes 1998 colony chromosome 2, USDA_Dalb.pri_finalv2, whole genome shotgun sequence genome has a segment encoding these proteins:
- the LOC135900885 gene encoding uncharacterized protein produces MTFVCALARAASEAGRIARAARLIPPLQRGLHQIAHQESRVSATCLRRVAAERSPGSTTVDRSVAYVPPGIKSPVRLPTLRRPWDYNLPSLVKPTTVIGDSKVIVPSTDTNSIGLEKTDPKPTTIVIAKRAVNMLIIRRKKMKKHKLRKLRKRMYFLWSKRRYRIEKSKEQAFRAELLAQIQEAREFDAEKFVVGVLEKLRNRPRPESLEEKKEKMLELMRKHRSNVQYVKPKLD; encoded by the exons ATGACTTTCGTGTGTGCTTTGGCGCGAGCTGCCTCAGAAGCTGGTCGCATTGCGAGGGCTGCTCGTTTAATCCCGCCACTACAGA GAGGATTGCATCAAATCGCTCATCAGGAATCGCGTGTGTCTGCTACCTGTCTCCGCAGAGTCGCAGCGGAGCGTTCGCCGGGATCCACTACTGTAGATCGAAGTGTAGCATACGTTCCTCCAGGCATCAAAAGTCCCGTTAGGCTCCCAACTCTGCGGAGGCCATGGGATTACAATCTTCCATCCCTTGTGAAACCCACCACCGTCATTGGAGACAGTAAGGTCATAGTCCCGTCGACGGACACCAATTCCATTGGCCTCGAGAAGACAGATCCGAAACCGACAACAATCGTTATTGCGAAGCGTGCTGTAAACATGTTGATTATTCGAcgtaaaaaaatgaagaaacacaAGCTCCGGAAACTGCGCAAGCGGATGTACTTTCTGTGGTCAAAGCGGAGGTATCGAATTGAGAAAAGCAAAGAGCAAGCTTTCAGGGCAGAACTTCTTGCTCAAATTCAAGAAGCACGGGAGTTCGATGCAGAAAAGTTTGTGGTGGGAGTGCTGGAGAAGTTGCGCAACAGACCAAGGCCAGAGTCACttgaagagaaaaaggaaaagatgCTAGAGCTGATGCGTAAACACAGGAGCAATGTCCAGTACGTCAAGCCAAAGCTTGATTGA
- the LOC135900887 gene encoding type-1 angiotensin II receptor-associated protein-like, whose translation MISIQNPQLKAIFLIHLLLTVWPLQEAWAPQAYLYYNLIYLLMLAWAIHHKDSEEPVFMALAINLGTILMDIVTLGMHFPHQFTFCAGIAIVNLLFRPVSSVFLLRIFNERGGRYADLGIPNFNGGVGSTGRGQYDDIDQTTTQSVPKTGLDTGSPSHVYSSGGDGLPPYSQP comes from the exons ATGATCTCCATCCAGAATCCACAGCTCAAG GCCATATTTCTCATTCACCTGCTCCTCACAGTATG GCCGTTGCAGGAAGCATGGGCACCCCAAGCGTATCTCTACTACAACCTCATTTATCTGCTGATGTTAGCTTGGGCGATCCATCACAAGGATTCCGAGGAGCCCGTATTTATG GCATTAGCCATAAACCTTGGTACAATCCTAATGGACATTGTCACTCTGGGAATGCACTTCCCACACCAATTCACCTTCTGTGCTGG CATTGCCATTGTTAATCTTTTGTTTcggccggtgtcgtcggtgtttCTGCTGCGCATCTTCAATGAGCGGGGAGGCAGGTATGCAGACCTGGGCATCCCGAACTTCAATGGCG GCGTGGGCAGCACTGGCCGAGGTCAGTATGATGACATTGACCAGACCACTACCCAGAGCGTGCCGAAGACTGGATTAGACACTGGAAGCCCAAGCCATGTCTACTCCTCGGGAGGCGATGGGCTGCCACCTTACTCGCAGCCATAA